GCGCCCGTTGACGAAGACCCAGTCGGCGGCGCCGCTCGCCATTCCGAAGGCTGGAGGCGCGGGCGCGATCAAGCGCCGGCGAGCGCCGCCTTCACGTGCTCGGTTCGGAAGGGGACCGTGCGCAGGCGCACGCCGGTGGCGTCGAAGATCGCGTTGCCGAGCGCGGCCGGCACCGGCGTCGAGGCCGCCTCACCCACGCCCAGCGGCGGCTGGTCGAGGCGCTGGATCAGGTCGAACTCGAGCGTCGGCACCTCGGGGAAGCGGAGGATCGGGTACGACGCCCAGTCCACCGAGGTGACGCGCTGCCGGTCGAAGGTGACCTCCTCGTGCAGCGTGCGCGACAGCGTCTGGATGATGTTGCCCTCGAGCTGCGCCTGCACGCATCCGGGATTGATCATGAGCCCGCAGTCCTGCGCGCAGACGGCGCGGGTGACCCGCACCGCGCCGCTGGCGCGCTCCACCGCCACTTCCATCCCGATCGCCACGATGGTCTCCTCGTGCTTGTAGTGCACGAACGCGATGCCGCGCCCGGTGAGGACCTGCGCCGTCCGATCGATGGGCCGCGGCGAGGGCCGCGGCTGCCAGCCCATCTTGGCGGCGCAGCGACGCAGCACCTCGGCGGCGCGCGCGTTGGTCAGCCGCCGGAGCCGGAAGTCGACGGCGTCCTGCCGCGCGAGCGCGGCGACCTCGTCGGTGAACGATTCCACCGCGAAGGTGTTGGCGACCTTGCCGGGCGCGCGGAAGGCCGAGGTGCGCAGCGGCGCGTCGGCCAGCCAGTGCACCACCGCGTTGAGGCTGCCGACGGTGTAGGGCGGGTCGATGTTCTGGTAGATCAGGCCCGTGGATCGTCCCGGCGTCTGCGGAATGCCCGCCGCGTCGAGCGACAGGAAGGGCACGTGCGGCAGATTGGCGGTGGCCACGGGGAGCCAGGCCTGGGTCTCCCAGGCGGTGATCTGCCCGTCCGCGTCTACCGCGGCGCGGAGCTGGAGGAGCTGGGCCGGGCCCTTCGGGTCCAGGGCGTGCTCCTCCTCGCGCGTCCACTGCACGCGCACCGGCCGGCTGACCGCACGCGAGAGGAGGGCGGCCTCCATCGCCGCGTCGTCCGCGCCGTTGGGCCCGTACGAGCCCGCGCCGTCGAGATAGATCACCCGCACGCGGTTCCGCTCGAGGCCAAGAACGCGCGCGCAGGTGGCGGCGAGGTTGTGGGTGCCCTGGGACGAGCTCCAGATCGTGGCGCCATCAGCGCGCACGTCGGCGACACCGCACGAGGGCCCCATCGAGCCGTGGGTCTGGAAGGGCCAGCGATACTCGCCCGCCAGCGTGCGCGTGCCCGCCGGAGGCGCGTCGAGGGCGGAGAGATCGCCACGCCTGGCGACCTCCTGGTCGCGCACCACGCGCCCCGTCTTCATCGAGTCGTAGAGGGCGGACTGCTCGCCGAGCCCCGACGGGCTCGTGCCGCTGGCGGGCGACCACGTCGCCTTGAGGGCGCGGGCGCCCCGGACCGCATCCCACTCGCGCTCGGCCAGCACGGCGAGAAAGCTCTGGATGCGCGCCACGCGCGCGCCGGGCACGCCGGCGAGGGAGCTCTCGTCCACCGCCGCGAGGGCGGCGCCGGCCGCGGGCGGCCGGATCACGCGCGCGTGCAGCATGCCGGGCAGCGTCAGATCCTGAAGGTAGTGATGGGTGCCCGTGGCCTTCTCGGGGACGTCGGGCCGCGGCAGCGAGGCCCCGATGTAGCGGAAGCGGTCCGAGGTCCGATAGGGCGCCTTGGGATCGAGCTTGAGGTTGAAGGTCTTGCCGCCGATCAGGTCGGCGAAGCCCACGCTGGCGCCGCCGTTTCGTACGCTCACGGCGCCGTCGGCGGTGTCGAGATCCGCCTCCGGGCGCGCGAGCCGCGAGGCGGCCAGCGCGATCAACGCCTGGCGCGCCGTCGCCGCCGCCTGGCGGAGCTGCATGCCGCCGCGCGCGACGCCGTAGCTGCCGCCGGTGGCGCCCTGATTGGGCGTGAGCGCGCTGTCGCCCTCGATCATCGCGATGCGGTCGGGTGACACGCCCAGCTCGTCGCCCGTGATCTGGCGCATGGCGATGCGATGGCCGGTGCCGAGGTCCACCTTGCCCACGAAGATCGTGACGGAGCCGTCTCCGTGGACGGCGAGGTAGGAATCCACCGCATCGGGCGCCAGCGACTTACCGAGGAAACGATCGGCGTTGGGCACCGTCTGGGCCGCGGGGCGAGGCGACCACGGAAAGCCCACGACGAGGGCGCCGCCCGCGGCGAGGCCCGCGCCCAGGAAGCGTCGGCGTGAGAGGGCCATGTCAGCGCCCTCCCGGGTTGCCGGCGGCGCGGAGCACGGCGCGGATCACGCGGTCGTGGCTCCCGCACCGGCAGAGATTGCCGGCGAGGGCGTCGCACACCTGCTCGCGCGTGGGGCGCGGCGTGGTGGCCAGCAGCGCCTTCGCGCTCATGATGATGCCGGCCGTGCAGTAGCCGCACTGCGCCGCCTGCTCGGCGATGAAGGCGGCCTGGAGCGCATCGGGCTTGGCGGGCGTGCCCAGGCCCTCGATCGTCGT
The Candidatus Methylomirabilota bacterium genome window above contains:
- a CDS encoding molybdopterin cofactor-binding domain-containing protein; amino-acid sequence: MALSRRRFLGAGLAAGGALVVGFPWSPRPAAQTVPNADRFLGKSLAPDAVDSYLAVHGDGSVTIFVGKVDLGTGHRIAMRQITGDELGVSPDRIAMIEGDSALTPNQGATGGSYGVARGGMQLRQAAATARQALIALAASRLARPEADLDTADGAVSVRNGGASVGFADLIGGKTFNLKLDPKAPYRTSDRFRYIGASLPRPDVPEKATGTHHYLQDLTLPGMLHARVIRPPAAGAALAAVDESSLAGVPGARVARIQSFLAVLAEREWDAVRGARALKATWSPASGTSPSGLGEQSALYDSMKTGRVVRDQEVARRGDLSALDAPPAGTRTLAGEYRWPFQTHGSMGPSCGVADVRADGATIWSSSQGTHNLAATCARVLGLERNRVRVIYLDGAGSYGPNGADDAAMEAALLSRAVSRPVRVQWTREEEHALDPKGPAQLLQLRAAVDADGQITAWETQAWLPVATANLPHVPFLSLDAAGIPQTPGRSTGLIYQNIDPPYTVGSLNAVVHWLADAPLRTSAFRAPGKVANTFAVESFTDEVAALARQDAVDFRLRRLTNARAAEVLRRCAAKMGWQPRPSPRPIDRTAQVLTGRGIAFVHYKHEETIVAIGMEVAVERASGAVRVTRAVCAQDCGLMINPGCVQAQLEGNIIQTLSRTLHEEVTFDRQRVTSVDWASYPILRFPEVPTLEFDLIQRLDQPPLGVGEAASTPVPAALGNAIFDATGVRLRTVPFRTEHVKAALAGA
- a CDS encoding (2Fe-2S)-binding protein is translated as MAKLSLRVNGRTREVESPDPDVPLLYVLRNDLALTGTHFGCGLAQCGACTVLVDGKAVRSCVTPARAVAGMEVTTIEGLGTPAKPDALQAAFIAEQAAQCGYCTAGIIMSAKALLATTPRPTREQVCDALAGNLCRCGSHDRVIRAVLRAAGNPGGR